Part of the Plasmodium knowlesi strain H genome assembly, chromosome: 11 genome is shown below.
AAGTAGGTGAACACTGCGCAGCGCTCGACAAAGGATGCTGCGTAATTTGAATTCTAAAAGGggatcgaaaaaaaaaaaaaaaaaaaaaaaaaagtaaaaaaaggaggaggagtgAGTATTCCCATAACGATGAGGaaaatgtatatgcacaatCATGGCACTCCTGATGTGGTACATGCTCAATTTGTATACAAAACAATTTTTGTCTTTCTCGGGTGTTTGTACAGGCTAAAAGGGTGGACTCATATTTTTACTCATTCCGCGCACCACGTAATAAAAGGTTACACATCACATGTTGCGCGGTGGTTGGTTGTAATACGCCTGTCCACATTACAGGAAAGAACATTTTCATGCCAAATCCACACGTTGGGTATGCATGTGTGGCTACAATTATGACAAATGCATTCATAAAACTCGCTTCAGCAAGGGACCGCTCATCATGAATGGTACAGCGCTCTCCCTTACCTTAATGGAGAAGGACCCATGTTTGGCGTATCGCTTGGCGGCAATTTCCAACAGGCAATGATAGAAGAGAAAAACTGTGGAGCCAAAGACATAGCCCATGAGCACGTCCACCGTGTAGTGAAATCTGGAAATCACAATCATGCCATAAATAAATAGGcagtaaaggaaaagcacCGCCTTTATGtaaatcttcttttcataaaacatccaaaaaaattttaaaaccgTGGTAAAAGCAGTATGCCCAGAAATTATCAAATCTGTACATTCATACACTTGCGCAGTTATTATCAGATAAGTAGTATATAAATTTTCtagtaaatttttatttctgacAGGCTGGCAGGTAGGTATTGGACATGGGATTGTCGTGACATAAATAAAGATTGACCTTACGCAGTAGATGGAGGAGAGCATTAATAGTAGTCTTATAAACATACTAATCGAAAtcaaaatgggagaaaataGGCCAAATCTCAATAGAGTAATTATCAGAAAAAACATGATATTTGAATTTATAAATGCTGCTTTCATAAATGATGGTACTTCTTTGTACAGTTCGTGGACTCTATCCTTCAACGGTTCGTCTCCCGTCTTGTAGTACGTGTCACTTAGTATGATAAAGTAACACTGGATGAGTATGCCAAATATTGTGTACAACAAGGCGTATATCAATCGGATGTATAAAGTTTTcagcatttttcttttcgcgcTGGAACTCTTCACCTCCACTATGTTGATGCTATTTTCTCGTTCCTCGAAGGAGTCGTCTGTCAGGGGTGGAAGGAGGATATAAATGTTGATATGTGTCGAGCAGTATGGGGAATTACGCGCAGAGCTGTACACTGTGACGAGTCCTGTCTGCGTATGCATAATGCGATATACACGCACCTATAATCCGTGCAAAAAGCTCGACGTTCCTCACATAATTACCTATGTCCTCTAAGATGAAATCATCCTGCATCCCGAAATGAGTTGACTGAGATGCCCTCATcatgctttcctttttataggAAAAAGCATCCGTTTGATTATTGTCTCCATCTCTGTCATCAATAAATTTGGAGTTCAACGTGCCAACGCATTCCGTGTTCAAGTTATTCTTATAATCGATAGCACTTTGCATGTCCTCCTTTTGCTCCAGATTTTTCCCTTCGCTTTCCTTCCTGCTCTGACGACCCTTTCCTGCTTTGTACTTCGAGCTGGGTTTTTTACTGCCATCTGACGGAGGGCGCGAGTTCAATTTTCCTtctatcattttatttatgtgttCCCTCTTTAACTTATCTTTATCATATTGTTAAGCGAGCGAGCCTTGTTGGTTGAGGGTTCCAGGGTGTGGGAGAATAAATATCAACGCACAGCGCGTTTGtggtgtatgtgtgtttgATGCAGGTGTTTAACACACGGGTGTAACACATAGGGGAGGGGAAGCAGAGAAAGGGTAGAAGCAGTTGATGTggcgaaaaggaggaagactGATCCACCCAAGTTCATAAGGGGGTGCAGGGAATAACTCGCGGGGTAGATAATGAAAcggaaggggaggaaaaaatggtcTGGGAACGAGGTGATCAAGGCAGCCaagcaataaaaaaaggtgaaaacatGGAAAGGACAGAAAGAAGGTAGAGGAACAGAATCTAAACAACTTGTAAACCTCCCAATTATGCCCCAAATTTACGCATTTTAAAAGGCGCAAGGTGGTAAATCAAAATATAGACGGTAAAATGGCGTGCATAAATGTATGAAAGCACGAATTTCACATTGCTCCTTCGAaaggacacaaaaaaaaaaaaaaaaaaaaaaaaaaaaggaagcaaaaaaaagggaagtacAAGTACAGCGAGGTGCTGTTAAATGGACTGGCGATAAAGGACATGTGCTGAAAAGGAGTAACTTCAAATAGAAACAGTCCGCATAACAGAACGCGCAAAATATGCTGAAATGCGTGGCTCCCCTTGTTCCAGTTGCGTCTGCGGAAATTAATTGCATGTTCTTCGGTGGCTACTTGTTGCTTTGAGCGTTTCTCTGTCAATTAATATTTGTAGCCCTGCGTGTCGAACCCTACATGCTCAGTGCTgtggtatatatatgcatatgcaatGGCAACTCAACGTTTTTTCGACCGCATTTCTGAACACTTCCtcagtttttccttcaatcGTGCCGATCCAACTGTTTACCTTTTTGAAGTAAATGTgatagaggaaggaaggggggcaaagggaaaaaaaacagaagaaggaagaaaaaacgtatcggggggggggaaaaaaaaaaggaagaagaaaggagaacgaaatggaagaaaaaaaaaaaaaaaaaaaaaaagggaaagaaaataaaagcggagggggaaaaaaaaatggcacaaaaaattttccattttttttttttttttttttttatttctactaAAATCGAGTGTGAAGGAATGCACGAGTAAAGACGATAAAAATTACGGAAACTTCTGTCGTTTTTgacatttttggaaaatcaTTTTAAATCATTctgctctttttcttctatacgaactgtttttttattccctgcTTGcgcttttttcctgttttcttTCGGCCATTTTCTAGCGctgttccactttttcctcttatttttccctttctgtgAGCAGAAACAAATGTGGCGCAGGGTAGAGACGGGCGGATTTCCGTCAAAATAGTGAACGCACACTTTTGGTATGATTGGGTGCGAGGTACGGGCCGAATTCTACCTCTGTGCCGAGCTCTTTTGCCACTCAGGCGTATCTCCATTCGTTCATGCGCACGTATTTTTAGTACATACGGGTGTTTGCTTTTGACGGGTGAAAATGGGACCACGTTGAGCAGCGGATTGCCGACATTGCTACCTTGccattttccaattttccaaaaattccCAGTTCCTTAATTCCCCCCCGACGTCGCTCAGCCGCCGAATGCTAAAAACAAGCGCTAATTCATCCTACAACATTTTGCGTGACGCACATAATCGAAGTGACCAAAATGTGGAAGGAGTTACCCCCCAATGGCAAATGCCCCTTTTCCCCTAAATGACCAAAATAAATGCACACAAATTGTTATCTACGTACAGTTATAggattatcatttttgttaaaaaaaaaaaaaaaaaaaaaaaaaaagcaaccaCATTATGAGTctacaaaatgagaaaaaacgaggaattataaaatgtaggtggaaaaaaaaaaaaagtgacacaTATATATCTCACAACACTGAAGGCAATGTTTTGATTCATTGTTCGAAATGAACTGATGTTAAAGTCCTTCCTTATTTTGCTTTCACTTGTTTTGCCTTGTGTTGCTTTGTTTCTACCTCTCCTATATAAGAAGCTAGCAGCTTTGCAAGCATGATAATTAGATCATCTTGGGTTTTTATTCCCCAATTACCCTCCTTAAAACACGCTTTCTCTTTTCAAAACGTCGAGATCTTCATTTGAGAAATAGTTAAGGTGCATAATCGCTTCGTAGTTTTCTTTGTTCCTTTCATTTGCGTCCTGAGAGgaggggtaagaaaaaatacatttggTGAGGAAGAATTGACCAATAGGCGTATTCGCCGTGTGTACGCATCTCAAGTGAAAACCCGCAATTACAAATTGGAAACTCCCAAATGCCATCTTTGCAAATTAAGAATGTTCCCAATTGCGGCATTCCTTTTGCTCCGCTTTAGTAGTTACTATCAAATCATCGACTTCCTTCCTCAGCTTTTCAAATTTGCAGAATTTCTTCCTCAGTGTTCTGTTCAATATTTCGTTCTGTTTAGGGTCCACTGATTCCTTCCACTTGGAAAGCTGAACAAGGGAAGAAGACACATAACGGGCGGTTTCCACATGTATAAGTGAGGATGCACTGCGAGGGGGATGCTTTGTAGGATGCTAAACGAAGCAAAATAACGTAGCACGATGTTAATAtgcccttttcttttttaagcGAAAAATGGTGAGTAACCTCGATGTTGCTTATTTCCAGGGCTTCACTCTTCAGCTTTATTTTCGTCTCCAAGAAGTAGTTCTTTCGATAGGGAAgttgaaaaaaggagggagcGCACAAacacatgcatataaatatacatatatttaaagATACACGTAGGCAAGTCAGCATGGAGCCCCTCTTCTTACCTCTAACAATACCCTCTGCAGGTGGTCATACAGCTTCATCCTACTTCGCGCATACGCAGCTTCGTATTCCCTAGAAATCTTCGCCAagagcatttttttaatgtctgATTCGAGCTTCAATTCCGTTAGGAtcttttgttgttttttccttttttctttgattctttttaaatctgttttcaatttttcataGTCGACGATGTTTTTCTCAAGGATGCCCACATCTTTGTCTAGCTGCTCTAATTTTTCTGAGAAAGATGGGTTGGTATGTCTGCTGAGGGAAGCGTCATGGTGGTGCCTTTTATATGTCAGCACACAAGCGAGAAGCGCCTCACAACGATGAAAAGTTCCACCtcattaggaaaaaaaaaaaaaaaaaaaaaagtttcctTTCTTTGCATTACTTGTGTGAATTActatatccttttttaattcttccaaatgtttctttttcgaGAGGAAGATTTTCCTCTTATTCAACTTTTCATTCTGTTAACAGGTGAGGCACCGAAGGAAAGGAGGTAAAAACATAGTCATTTGTCCCGAAGGCAATACAGACGGGGATTCTTCAACAACACCCATATGCCATGCCAGATAAAAATCAGTTTGGAAACATAAGGCTGGTGATAACGGAGAGTACCTCCAACTTTTGAATAATCCATAGTTGGTCGTCCAGAATTAGTTTAAAGTAGCTTTGCATATTGAGAATTTTTTCACTGTACCCTGCGAGGATGTTTCTGGGTTGAAATTTTGGGTTATCACTCATAAGGGGAGAGCCTTTTACGCTTTGCATTGGTACGCTTCGGTTCGTTGTGCCTCCGTCAAGGCGCTACTCACTCGTGCACAAGTacctacacacacacacacactgcCCCTTTACATATGAAGAATGGCAACCTCTTTTTTAGttaacaactttttttttttttttttttttggcaataCTTGATGGCCTCGTTTTTTTCGGACtgcaatttaaaaattactttttgccttttcttgtctaatttttccctttcctgagcagggcaggaaaaaaaaaaaattatgacgcAAGATTTCGAAGAGGGGGGTGATCTGTTATGTTGGGGAgttatatgcaaaaaaacgTCGTCGCACTTCAGCACGTTTGGCATGCCTACTAACTATATTAATCTTCCGGGAACAATTTTCCTTGGCCTTCTTAAGGCTCCTAGTAAACCTCCTGTTAATTTCCGCtatcatttcattttgtgaGAGGACAATTGAATTTAGTTTATTCAAATGCTGGATGCTCGTCACGGTGGTTAATTTTTCGTAGTCCCTGTTTTcctgttgcttctttttatcttccctttgaaGGGGATACAGCAAATTGGGCGAGAGGGCGAAAAAGAGGGACGCAAACATGTAGATCTATATTTGacccttattttttatgcgcGGCAATACATTTGCGAGGACAGAAGAATGTACTCGTCCTCTCCTAGAAGCAACGTCATTAGTGTAAAATGGACTTGGTAagacttcttccttttttgcctgTCATAGCCGTCCCTCTATCGGCAATCTCTTACTCGGAAATTTGGGTGTAGCCGTGAAGctccatttcatttttggcCAAATTCTCTAAAAATGCCTCATAACATTTGAGCACAAATTTGTTTATGACATTTTCGACTTTTCTGGAGGAGAGGATTTTTTGGGACTTGTTTTCTTCCAGCtcgatttctttttttttttcctccaatttTAGGACCTGATGGCAAGAGGGTAATGCGTCGAATAGTTAAGATGTATAGGAATCGAAACATCTGTGTCTAAAGCGAGCCACAAAGTTATACTTCtctattcttcctttttcatctAACGAACCCCCTCCAGCACAATGCCATGATGCAAACCTTTATGTCGTGGTAACCCAAAAAAACCGTTGCATCTatattcttaattttttccttaatctCATcggcaattttattttctgcagTGAGATCTTCCTTTAACTTTTTCAACTACAATAGGGACGTGGAGAAGGGGTGTCACAAAATGCGCATACCCATTTAACGCCATGTGTAACATTCTGGATGCAATTATACATTATgtgttatttctttttttttcggtacATTTGAATGCCAGTTTTATTATCTTTACCTCTTTTAggagaaccttcttttcctctttcttagcactgtttttctttgtccctttcttcatttttttttttttttttttttttttttttccccttcaggGTGTACTTATAAAATGTGTGGGCACTTCTTCCCTCATAGAGGGAGATAATGAAACTTTGTTGGAAAccctgtttttatttttagccCCAACAGAATGTTTTAGGATTGCGCGAGGGGGGTTGACAATACTTTTAGCAAAGCGAACTCCGTTAGAAGAAAGGATGTGAGAGTGTGGGAAAAATATACCCCATTAAGAAACTAAGAATGTATGCAGCGAGTTATAtaagcacatttttttttttttttttttttttccagcaaTATTGAACCCGATTTGTCTAATCACTCGGGCGTCTTTCACTTGAAGGACATACGTCTTATGCAAGATGTGAATTTGTATTTTGAGATCATTCTTTtacaaaggggagaaaagcgTTATGTTCTTGGATATGCGAAGGAGTACGGGGTGCGTGATGGTTACCTGCATCGCTGTATGTCACCTCTATCAACCGATGCGCGtccttgcctttttttttttttttttttcctccgagTATTAACAGAGATTAcgcgtctttttttttgcgcaagGCGACAATCACAGGAATGAGTAACCACactcatttaaaaaataatatatacttttttcttttaaattataCTGACGATATGTACCTCCTTTTAAAGTCCATTTTAAATTGTTGAGCAAAATGAACATCGGAGGGAGAgctctttcattttgtgaaattCGACTAGGTgcaatttataaaaataaaaaaaaattctaacTTCCTAAAATGAGTACTTCGTAAGTGTACCCAGCAGGGTAAAGAAGTAACAGAAGAGTAACAATTACATGattgatttatttttccctcttttttaagATTTCACCTAACATTTTGATGGGGCCCCATCGTTACATGAACCCCTCAGATAAGCATGTCCCTATGGGAAGTGCACATTTCTCTTGCGCCTTTATGGTCGTATATCCTAAGcgtcccatttttttaacactgCACATGTGCCATGCAGGACAAGCCCCTCTTCGGCATGAAAATTGCCTTGCGCGATAGAATTTatgtaattatatattttgaacAATAAAACAGAACCACATGTGGGAGGCGCAAGAAGTAGGTATCCCcatcaaaggggaaaaattcaTGCATGCGAAGATTTGCACCCAAATAGATTAACATTACGCGTTAAGTTAGAAGGTGCTAATTTTGCACAAAATCacgtgaagaaaaagggggaaaagtgCTTTTCCTGTGGACAGGAATGAACTTTTAGCACACTACATATTTGATAAGGCGCCTTTTTGCTTACTCGCCTGAATTCTATAATGGAGTCATACCAACTGGGTATATCTTGGTAGCTTGTCCAGATGGCAACTTGACACAAACATCCAGATCGACAGACCACTTAACATAAGAGGTGCTCCCCTTGTACATGCTGGTGATGAATTTGttcaaaacaaaaaaaaaaaaaaaaaaatggtaaaaatttgaaaCAGTTTTAAAAGTGGGAAGAACAGAAATGATCTCCTAATTGTGTCAAAAATGGcaggacaagaaaaaaaaaaaaaaaaaaaaagacgccTACATGCATTTTAGGCCTATAGGGTTGTTCTGCATCgtgatagaaaaaattatgtcaTTTTGatgatattaaaaaaagatcAAAAGGATTTTTCAGCCCATTATGTAATGTCGGTTTGGCTAGAAAGGCTCTTtattctgattttttttttttttttatttcctacCGCTACGCTCTCTTGCTGATTTTGTGTACATTTTATTACTGCATTGGGGATTATTacctctttttaatttcaagATAAAAGAGTGgaagaaacttttttttttttattttttcctttgtgtaACTTGTATAGTTTACGCTATTTTGTCTGTTCTTGTGTAACTCGTTTATTaaacttttcattttaatcaCTCCAAGTTTGGCGTCCACCATTTCCTCCCACAGTAGTTTGCCACGTCTCAACTTCCTCCCAACAGCCCCCCCCCAAAGT
Proteins encoded:
- a CDS encoding sphingomyelin synthase 1, putative, translating into MIEGKLNSRPPSDGSKKPSSKYKAGKGRQSRKESEGKNLEQKEDMQSAIDYKNNLNTECVGTLNSKFIDDRDGDNNQTDAFSYKKESMMRASQSTHFGMQDDFILEDIDDSFEERENSINIVEVKSSSAKRKMLKTLYIRLIYALLYTIFGILIQCYFIILSDTYYKTGDEPLKDRVHELYKEVPSFMKAAFINSNIMFFLIITLLRFGLFSPILISISMFIRLLLMLSSIYCVRSIFIYVTTIPCPIPTCQPVRNKNLLENLYTTYLIITAQVYECTDLIISGHTAFTTVLKFFWMFYEKKIYIKAVLFLYCLFIYGMIVISRFHYTVDVLMGYVFGSTVFLFYHCLLEIAAKRYAKHGSFSIKNSNYAASFVERCAVFTYFIQIIGFMEGLEHRLNMAASYDKEWNCFCPCKPVNAKGLIIKKRTMNNEEYCDFSDHFYHSYAGSGSFDLSTLKNIANGIKRLCGIKKKN
- a CDS encoding GAS8-like protein, putative → MKKGTKKNSAKKEEKKVLLKELKKLKEDLTAENKIADEIKEKIKNIDATVFLGYHDIKVLKLEEKKKEIELEENKSQKILSSRKVENVINKFVLKCYEAFLENLAKNEMELHGYTQISEEDKKKQQENRDYEKLTTVTSIQHLNKLNSIVLSQNEMIAEINRRFTRSLKKAKENCSRKINIEREKLDKKRQKVIFKLQSEKNEAIKNILAGYSEKILNMQSYFKLILDDQLWIIQKLENEKLNKRKIFLSKKKHLEELKKDIVIHTKKLEQLDKDVGILEKNIVDYEKLKTDLKRIKEKRKKQQKILTELKLESDIKKMLLAKISREYEAAYARSRMKLYDHLQRVLLENYFLETKIKLKSEALEISNIELSKWKESVDPKQNEILNRTLRKKFCKFEKLRKEVDDLIDANERNKENYEAIMHLNYFSNEDLDVLKRESVF